CTACCGGACCCAGCTCGTCGTGTTCATCGCCCTCTCGGTGGTCGGTGCGTTCCTGGCCGTCGCGACCCCGGTCCTCGCGGGCAACGTCGTCGACGTCATCGTCGCCCGCGGTGCCGTCGGCACGATCGTGTGGCTCGCCGTCGTCATCGCCCTGGTGGCCGTCGCGGACGCGGCGGTGTCGCTGCTGACCCGCTGGTACTCGGCGCGGATCGGCGAGGGCGTCATCCTCGACCTCCGCACCGCGGTCTTCAACCACGTGCAGAAGATGCCGATCGCGTTCTTCACCCGGACCCGCACGGGCGCGTTGGTCAGCCGGCTCAACAACGACGTGATCGGCGCGCAGCAGGCGTTCAGCGGCACGCTCTCGGGCGTCGTGACGAACCTCGTGGCGTTGATCCTCACCCTGACCGTGATGCTCAGCACGTCGTGGCTCGTCACCGTGCTCGCGATCGTCATGCTCCCGCTGTTCCTCGTCCCCGCGCGTCGGATGGGCGGACGCCTCGCCGCCCTGCGTCGCGAGGCGGCCGACCACAACTCGGCGATGAGCACGCAGATGACGGAGCGGTTCTCGGCGCCCGGCGCCACCCTCGTCAAGCTGTTCGGCCGACCCGACGAAGAAGCCGAAGAATTCCGCGTCCGCGCCGCGCGGGTGCGGGACATCGGCGTCCGCACGGCGATGCTGCAGTTCGTCTTCTTCACGGCGCTCATGCTCGTGTCCGCGCTGGCCCTGGCGCTCGTGTACGGCCTCGGCGGCACGCTCGCGCTCGGCGGGCAGCTCGACACGGGCGAGGTCGTGACGCTCGCGCTCCTGCTCACCCGCCTGTACGCGCCGCTGACGAGCCTGGCGAACGCCCGGGTCGAGGTGATGAGCGCCGTGGTGAGCTTCGAGCGCGTCTTCGAGGTGCTCGACCTCGACCCGCTGATCAAGGAGCGCCCGGACGCCGTCACGGTGCCGGACGGCCCGGTCTCGGTCGAGTTCGACGACGTCCGGTTCGGCTACCCGTCCGCCGACAAGGTCTCGCTGGCCTCCCTGGAAGAGGTCGCGACGCTCGACACCCGTGGCGGCGACGAGGTCCTGCACGGCCTGTCCTTCCGGATCGAGCCCGGGCAGACCGTCGCCCTCGTCGGCACCTCGGGCGCCGGCAAGTCGACCGTCGCCCAGCTGCTCTCCCGCCTGTACGACGTCGACGGCGGTGCGGTGCGTCTCGCCGGCACCGACGTCCGCGACGTCACGTTCGCGTCGATGCGCCACACGCTCGGCATGGTGACGCAGGACGGGCACCTGTTCCACGAGACGATCCTCGCGAACCTGCGGCTCGCCCGACCCGAGGCCACCCTCGACGAGGTCTGGGACGCCGTCCGCCGGGCCCGGCTCGAGCCCCTCATCCGCTCGCTGCCCGACCAGCTCGACACCATGGTGGGGGAGCGCGGCTACCGGCTGTCCGGCGGGGAGCGCCAGCGGATGACGATCGCCCGGCTCCTCCTCGCACAGCCGCGCGTGGTCATCCTCGACGAGGCGACGGCGGCGCTCGACTCCACGTCCGAGGCAGCGGTGCAGGCGGCGCTGAGCGAGGCACTCGAGGGTCGCACGGCGATGGTCATCGCGCACCGGCTCTCGACCATCCGCAGCGCCGACCAGATCCTGGTGGTCGAGGACGGGTCGATCGTCGAGCGCGGGACGCACGACGAGCTCCTGGCCGCTGGCGGCCGGTACGAGGAGCTGCACCGCACCCAGTTCGCGGTCCAGCAGGCCGTCGCGGCCGAGGCCGAAGCGGCGCTGAGCGAGCGTTAGCCAGGCCCGACCGAACCGGGCCGCCCGAGCTGCTCGAGCGGGTTGCGGGCGAGCTTCTCGACGACCCCGCCGTCCACCAGGCGCCGGGCCGCCGTCGTCGGCTTCCTCGCCGCCTGGTCGACCACGCACGCGCCGAACTCGGCGGCGAAGTCGCCGCGCGGGTACGCCGTGAGCACCTCGCGCAGGAACGCCTCGGGGAGCACGTCCGGTTCGGCGCCGGACACGTCGAGCCCGGTCGCCCGTTCGAGCAGGTGTCCCTCGACGTCGAGTCCCACGTCGACCGACGGCCAGTTGTGCCGGACGACGACGTCGAGCACCCGGTGACGGCGCTCGGCGTCCCACCCCGCCCCGGTCGTGAGAGCGACCGCGACGTGGCCGCCAGCGTGCTCGTACGAGATCGCGTGTGCGTCGAACTCGGGCACGGTCCCGACGTCGTGCAGGACCGCGGCGACCCAGAGCAGTTCGTGGTCGACGCCGACGATGCCGTCGTGCACCGCGAACGCCTCCGCCCAGTACCAGGAGCGGATCCCGTGCGCCGTGATCGCGGGCGGCTGGTACTCCTCGGCGAGGACCCGGGCGGCGCGGGCGGCAGCGGTGTCGGGGACGACGAAGTCTGCGATGCGCATGACGCGATCCTGGCACGGGGGCGCGACGGCACGGCGCCCGATGACGCGGCGTCACGGCGTCCGACGGCGCGACGCGCTTTCCGGCGGACGGTCGCGACCGCGGTCCGATCGACGCACGCCCACGGACGCGTTGCGCACGGCAACGCCGCTCTGAGCGTCGATCGGGGGACAGGGACGCCCCGGAACGACGGCTTCCTGGGCGTCTCCTCGGAACGAAACGGGGGACGTGACGATCCTCGGATGCAGTCCGTCCCACTCGTGAACAGCATCCGCTGGGAACACCCGGCGGACACCTCGGAAGGAGCACACACATGGCTGACACCACCAACCTCACCACCGCCCGTCCCGCCGCCGGCACCGGAAACGTCTCGGGCAAGACCCACATCGAGGACACCGTCGTCGAGAAGGTCGCCGGCATCGCCGCCCGCGAGGTCAACGGCGTCCACTCGCTCGGCAACGGTGCCGCCCGCGCCATCGGTGCGATCCGCGATGCCATCGGCCAGCGCGACCACGGCCAGGGCGTCAAGGTCGAGGTCGGCGAGAAGCAGGTCGCCGCCGACGTCGTCATCGTCGCCGAGTACCCGGTCCCGCTGCAGCAGGTCGCGGACGGCGTCCGTTCGTCCGTGAGCCGCGCCCTGACCCAGATCGTCGGCATGGACGTCGTCGAGGTCAACGTGACCGTCCAGGACGTCCACATCCCGGGTGACGACGACGACAACGAGGACAAGAAGGAGTCGCGCGTTGAGTAACACACTCGTCGGCGCCCTGATCGGCGCCATCCTGGCCGTCGTGGCCCTGCAGTTCGGTTTCTGGGGCTTCGTCCTGGTCATCGTCTTCGGTCTCGTGGGAGCCCTCGTGGCTGCCCTGGTGACCGGCAAGATCGACCGCGGCGCCCTGACCGACGTGCTGACCGGACGCCGGAGCTCCCGGTGAACGCCGGCCCGGAAGGCGTCCACACGAGCGCCGTCCCGGGCCGGGTCGAGATCACCGCCCGAGCCCTGACGACCCTCGCCCGTGCCGCGTCCGCGGAGCGCCTCGGCGTCCCCGCCAAGCGACTGCGCATCGACGTCGGCGACCACGCCGGCAGCCTCGCACTCGACGTGACGGGGCCGATCCGCGAGCAGCCGGACATCCTGTCCGCCGCCTCGCGGGCAGCCGATGCCATCAAGGCGCGGGTGTCGGAGTTGTCGGGGCGGCAGGTGGGCAGTGCCCACATCGAACTGACCGGGATCGTGCGTGAGCACGAGGACCGGGTCCGGTAACAGGAGGAACTGATGAGCAGCACTTCTTCGCTCGAGCGGCGCCTGCGCCGCCGGAGCGTGCACCGGTC
The Curtobacterium citreum genome window above contains:
- a CDS encoding HD domain-containing protein, producing MRIADFVVPDTAAARAARVLAEEYQPPAITAHGIRSWYWAEAFAVHDGIVGVDHELLWVAAVLHDVGTVPEFDAHAISYEHAGGHVAVALTTGAGWDAERRHRVLDVVVRHNWPSVDVGLDVEGHLLERATGLDVSGAEPDVLPEAFLREVLTAYPRGDFAAEFGACVVDQAARKPTTAARRLVDGGVVEKLARNPLEQLGRPGSVGPG
- a CDS encoding DUF2273 domain-containing protein, whose translation is MSNTLVGALIGAILAVVALQFGFWGFVLVIVFGLVGALVAALVTGKIDRGALTDVLTGRRSSR
- a CDS encoding ABC transporter ATP-binding protein gives rise to the protein MSMEGAAWSSLYKISSAKEGTRGISRASVKRIMTFAVPYRTQLVVFIALSVVGAFLAVATPVLAGNVVDVIVARGAVGTIVWLAVVIALVAVADAAVSLLTRWYSARIGEGVILDLRTAVFNHVQKMPIAFFTRTRTGALVSRLNNDVIGAQQAFSGTLSGVVTNLVALILTLTVMLSTSWLVTVLAIVMLPLFLVPARRMGGRLAALRREAADHNSAMSTQMTERFSAPGATLVKLFGRPDEEAEEFRVRAARVRDIGVRTAMLQFVFFTALMLVSALALALVYGLGGTLALGGQLDTGEVVTLALLLTRLYAPLTSLANARVEVMSAVVSFERVFEVLDLDPLIKERPDAVTVPDGPVSVEFDDVRFGYPSADKVSLASLEEVATLDTRGGDEVLHGLSFRIEPGQTVALVGTSGAGKSTVAQLLSRLYDVDGGAVRLAGTDVRDVTFASMRHTLGMVTQDGHLFHETILANLRLARPEATLDEVWDAVRRARLEPLIRSLPDQLDTMVGERGYRLSGGERQRMTIARLLLAQPRVVILDEATAALDSTSEAAVQAALSEALEGRTAMVIAHRLSTIRSADQILVVEDGSIVERGTHDELLAAGGRYEELHRTQFAVQQAVAAEAEAALSER
- a CDS encoding Asp23/Gls24 family envelope stress response protein, which produces MADTTNLTTARPAAGTGNVSGKTHIEDTVVEKVAGIAAREVNGVHSLGNGAARAIGAIRDAIGQRDHGQGVKVEVGEKQVAADVVIVAEYPVPLQQVADGVRSSVSRALTQIVGMDVVEVNVTVQDVHIPGDDDDNEDKKESRVE